In Paraburkholderia youngii, the genomic stretch TCCCGGATCCAGTACGATCGACTGCGGTGAACCTTCACGCACCACCCGTCCCTCTGACATGATGGCGATGCGTGTACCGAGCTTGAGCGCCTCCTGGAAGTCGTGCGTAATGAAGAGAATCGTTTTGTTGAGGGTGCGCTGCAGGCGAAGCAGTTCCTCCTGCATTTCGGTGCGAATCAGTGGATCGAGCGCGCTGAACGCTTCATCCATGATCAGGATGTCGGCTTCCGTCGCGAGCGCGCGGGCGAGACCCACACGCTGGCGCATACCGCCACTTAGCTCATGCGGCATGTGGTACGCCCACTTCGACAGCCCCACCACAGCGAGTACCTCCTCAGCACGTCTTCGACGTTGTGCCGCTGGCATCCGCCGAAGCTTGAGACCAAACTCGACGTTCTCAATCACGCGCCTGTTCGGAAGCAACGCGAAATGCTGAAAAACCATCGAAATCCGGTTTCGCCGTACTTCACGCAACTCCTTGTCTCCCAGCGCGCAGAGATCCTCGCCATCGAGCAGGATCCTGCCCGCGCTCGGTTCGTGAAGCCGATTGATGCAACGGGCAAGCGTCGACTTTCCTGAACCCGACAGACCCATGATCATGTAGATCGCTCCGGAAGGAACGCTTAGCGAGACGTCATCGAGACCGACGACGTGCCGCAGCTTCTCCAGCACATCAGCGCGACATTTTCCGGCGCGCAACATGGCGAGTGCAGGTTCGGGCCTGTCGCTGAAAATCTTGTAGAGATGTTCGATTACCAGGCGCTCGGTCATGACTGCGTCTCCTCGAGTGTCGTCGCATGATGTGCGAATCCGGGCCGCGGGGAAAAATCGGTCGGCACCAGAATGCGGTTCTCCGCACGCTCGATGTATTGCGCGAGTCGCGGCACAAATGCCTGCCACTGAGGGTCTTGCGCCAACTCGCTGCGCCGGCGGGTTCTGTCTTCGAGGCTCGCATAGGCCCACATGTGTGTAACCTGGCTCAGCGTGCCGATTTCTGTCGTGAAGTATCCGATCAGTCGGCCCAGTATCCGCTGCTGGATTGCAATCCCCTCGTTGCGCACGAGATCGAGGTAGCGCAGCATTGCGCCGCTTCGGATGCTGTAAATGCGCTCTTCCACTACCATGGTCAACTCCTCGACATAGCTTCTGCAAAGAAACGACGCAGCAAGGTTCCAACGAGCTCTGGCGCTTCAATCAGGATCGAATGACGTAAGCCCGGCAAGATCTCCAGTTGTGAGTCTTCTATGCATTCGTGCATGTACCGCGCCATCCTTGGGTTCGAGCCCTGGTCGTCCTCACCCGTGGCAATCAAGGTCGGAACGCGAATCTGGTCGATGAGGCCACCGAAGTCCGTCTCAGCCAGAACACGGTATGCGGCCGCATAGCAATGCGGATCGTTCTCTGCATTGCGCTTGCGCAGATAGGCGACCATCTCCGGATTTCTCGC encodes the following:
- a CDS encoding NIPSNAP family protein, which produces MVVEERIYSIRSGAMLRYLDLVRNEGIAIQQRILGRLIGYFTTEIGTLSQVTHMWAYASLEDRTRRRSELAQDPQWQAFVPRLAQYIERAENRILVPTDFSPRPGFAHHATTLEETQS
- a CDS encoding quaternary amine ABC transporter ATP-binding protein, which gives rise to MTERLVIEHLYKIFSDRPEPALAMLRAGKCRADVLEKLRHVVGLDDVSLSVPSGAIYMIMGLSGSGKSTLARCINRLHEPSAGRILLDGEDLCALGDKELREVRRNRISMVFQHFALLPNRRVIENVEFGLKLRRMPAAQRRRRAEEVLAVVGLSKWAYHMPHELSGGMRQRVGLARALATEADILIMDEAFSALDPLIRTEMQEELLRLQRTLNKTILFITHDFQEALKLGTRIAIMSEGRVVREGSPQSIVLDPGSDYVAAFTREVDRARLFDARSVMTALSPVWRDAGRILMAASPLGQGPGFVLDAEERVLGVLTGSEMAQARDGRAIPEPDRRFACVSASTRLVDVAHQCGQGSPIGVTDTDGKLIGLLDASQVLARIGAGSGAEVHHA